The Chitinophagaceae bacterium genome window below encodes:
- a CDS encoding 2-oxo acid dehydrogenase subunit E2 → MALVDLIMPKLGESIMEATILRWHKKPGDSIKMDETVLDIATDKVDSEVPSTAEGVLSEVLFNENDVVPIGAVIARIKTGTAELFAPAQAPSPVYESVKAEVMDEDIPYQPAGAKVSAPTNGIRFYSPLVLNIAAQEGIGMAELEKIPGTGNEGRVTKKDILQYVSDRKGTGGARVQESRQEEVMVVPMNRVETQQQQPSSVSSSTAPTIYSGNVEIIEMDRMRKLIADHMVKSKHTSPHVTSFTEADVTNLVQWRDKMKKEFEKREGTKITFTPLFIEAIVKCIKKYPLINSSVDGDRIIVKKDINIGMATALPSGSLIVPVIKNADQLNLVGLAKQVNNLADGARNGKLKPDDTTGGTFTMTNVGTFGSLMGTPIINQPQVAILAVGAIKKRPVVIETPHGDSIAIRHMMYLSMSYDHRIIDGSLGATFLTAVANELQNFNGDRDL, encoded by the coding sequence ATGGCTTTAGTTGATTTAATTATGCCTAAACTCGGTGAAAGTATCATGGAAGCCACCATTCTGCGTTGGCATAAAAAACCGGGTGATTCTATTAAAATGGATGAAACGGTTCTGGATATTGCTACCGATAAAGTGGATAGTGAAGTGCCGAGTACAGCAGAAGGTGTGCTGAGTGAAGTATTGTTTAATGAAAATGATGTGGTACCCATTGGTGCCGTGATTGCACGCATTAAAACAGGTACTGCAGAATTGTTTGCTCCTGCTCAAGCTCCATCCCCGGTTTATGAATCAGTGAAAGCAGAAGTAATGGATGAAGATATTCCTTATCAGCCTGCAGGTGCGAAAGTAAGTGCACCAACAAATGGCATTCGTTTTTATTCTCCGCTTGTTTTGAATATTGCTGCACAGGAAGGAATTGGCATGGCTGAACTGGAAAAAATTCCCGGCACAGGTAATGAAGGACGTGTTACTAAAAAAGATATTCTGCAATATGTATCCGACAGAAAAGGAACAGGTGGCGCAAGAGTACAGGAATCAAGACAGGAAGAAGTAATGGTTGTTCCGATGAACAGGGTTGAGACGCAGCAGCAACAACCTTCATCAGTTTCCTCATCAACAGCGCCTACTATCTATAGTGGTAATGTAGAGATCATTGAAATGGACAGAATGCGGAAACTGATTGCTGATCATATGGTGAAGAGCAAGCACACCAGTCCGCATGTTACAAGCTTTACCGAAGCGGATGTAACCAACCTGGTACAGTGGAGAGATAAGATGAAGAAAGAGTTTGAAAAAAGAGAAGGAACAAAGATCACTTTCACTCCTTTGTTTATTGAAGCGATTGTGAAGTGCATTAAAAAATATCCGCTCATTAACAGCTCAGTTGATGGCGACCGAATCATTGTTAAGAAAGATATTAATATAGGAATGGCTACTGCTTTACCAAGCGGAAGTTTGATTGTACCTGTCATTAAAAATGCAGATCAGCTGAACTTAGTTGGATTAGCCAAACAGGTAAACAACCTGGCTGATGGTGCCCGTAATGGGAAATTAAAACCTGATGATACAACAGGTGGCACATTTACTATGACCAATGTTGGGACCTTTGGAAGTTTGATGGGCACTCCTATTATTAATCAGCCACAGGTTGCAATTCTTGCAGTTGGTGCTATTAAGAAAAGACCGGTGGTAATTGAAACACCACATGGCGACAGTATTGCCATCCGCCACATGATGTATTTAAGTATGAGTTATGATCACCGCATTATTGACGGAAGTCTTGGTGCTACTTTCTTAACAGCGGTGGCGAATGAATTGCAGAATTTTAATGGCGACAGAGATTTGTAA
- a CDS encoding histidine phosphatase family protein: protein MRSILTFAFLLVLLTSCNRNTFYIVRHAEKATAAANMSSDVPLTEAGQQRAIALKNVLPKEKIESIFSTQTIRTTSTAKPLAELKGITIQMYSTRDTVDRFISRLKSIKKGSVLIVGHSNTVDDLVNKMMGQNLLTDLPETEYDNLFIVKRKGKKYLFERKKY from the coding sequence ATGCGCTCTATTTTAACGTTCGCTTTTCTCTTGGTTCTGCTTACATCCTGTAACAGGAACACTTTTTATATTGTACGTCATGCTGAGAAAGCAACAGCAGCGGCAAATATGAGCAGTGATGTTCCATTGACTGAAGCCGGGCAGCAAAGAGCGATTGCTTTAAAGAATGTTCTGCCAAAAGAAAAAATTGAATCCATTTTTTCTACGCAAACAATCCGGACTACATCAACCGCAAAACCTTTGGCTGAGCTCAAGGGAATTACTATTCAGATGTATAGTACGAGAGATACAGTTGACCGTTTTATCAGCCGTTTAAAAAGTATTAAGAAAGGTTCAGTCTTGATTGTTGGACATTCCAATACGGTTGATGACCTCGTAAATAAAATGATGGGACAGAATTTGCTGACTGATCTTCCAGAAACAGAATACGACAACCTGTTTATTGTAAAGAGGAAAGGGAAGAAGTATTTGTTTGAACGAAAGAAGTATTGA